A single region of the Rhodococcus sp. W8901 genome encodes:
- a CDS encoding bifunctional 3,4-dihydroxy-2-butanone-4-phosphate synthase/GTP cyclohydrolase II, producing the protein MTRFDSIERAVADIAAGKAVVVVDDEDRENEGDLIFAAEKATPELVAFMVRYTSGYLCVPLDGEDCDRLGLPPMYATNQDKHGTAYTVTVDAREGIGTGISASDRAATMRLLADPDSGANDFTRPGHVVPLRAKEGGVLRRPGHTEAAVDLARMADLRPAGVICEIVSQKDEGHMAQTEELRVFADDHDLALISIADLIAWRRKHEKHVVRVAEARIPTRHGDFTAVGYRSIYDDVEHVALVRGDLSDSDGSDVLVRVHSECLTGDVFGSLRCDCGPQLDAALDMVAQEGRGVVLYMRGHEGRGIGLMHKLQAYQLQDAGSDTVDANLQLGLPADARDYGIGAQILVDLGIKSMRLLTNNPAKRVGLDGYGLQITDRVPMPLRANAENLTYLRTKRDRMGHDMIGLDEFEAGDAL; encoded by the coding sequence GTGACCAGGTTCGACAGCATCGAGCGCGCAGTCGCTGACATCGCCGCAGGTAAAGCGGTTGTCGTAGTCGACGACGAGGATCGCGAGAACGAGGGCGACCTCATCTTCGCGGCGGAGAAGGCCACCCCCGAACTCGTGGCGTTCATGGTTCGTTACACCTCGGGTTACCTCTGCGTCCCGCTCGACGGCGAGGACTGCGACCGTCTCGGCCTGCCGCCGATGTACGCGACCAACCAGGACAAGCACGGCACCGCGTACACGGTCACCGTCGATGCGCGCGAGGGCATCGGCACCGGCATCTCCGCCTCCGACCGTGCCGCGACGATGCGTCTGCTGGCCGACCCGGACAGCGGTGCGAACGACTTCACCCGTCCCGGCCACGTCGTGCCGCTGCGCGCGAAGGAGGGCGGCGTCCTGCGTCGCCCCGGTCACACCGAGGCCGCGGTCGATCTCGCCCGCATGGCGGACCTGCGTCCGGCCGGCGTGATCTGCGAGATCGTCAGCCAGAAGGACGAGGGCCACATGGCCCAGACCGAGGAACTCCGGGTGTTTGCGGACGACCACGATCTGGCCCTGATCTCGATCGCCGACCTCATCGCGTGGCGCCGCAAGCACGAGAAGCACGTCGTGCGTGTCGCCGAGGCCCGGATCCCCACCCGTCACGGTGACTTCACCGCCGTCGGCTACCGCAGCATCTACGACGACGTCGAGCACGTCGCGCTCGTCCGCGGCGACCTCTCCGACAGCGACGGCAGCGACGTGCTGGTCCGCGTGCACTCGGAGTGCCTCACCGGCGATGTCTTCGGTTCGCTGCGCTGCGACTGTGGCCCCCAGCTGGATGCCGCACTCGACATGGTGGCGCAGGAGGGCCGCGGTGTCGTGCTGTACATGCGCGGACACGAAGGCCGCGGCATCGGCCTGATGCACAAGCTGCAGGCGTACCAGTTGCAGGACGCGGGCTCGGACACCGTCGACGCGAACCTGCAGCTCGGCCTGCCGGCGGACGCCCGCGACTACGGCATCGGCGCGCAGATCCTCGTCGACCTCGGCATCAAGTCGATGCGGCTGCTGACGAACAATCCGGCCAAGCGAGTAGGCCTCGACGGCTACGGCCTGCAGATCACCGACCGGGTTCCGATGCCGCTGCGCGCGAACGCCGAGAACCTCACGTACCTGCGCACCAAGCGGGATCGCATGGGCCACGACATGATCGGTCTGGACGAGTTCGAGGCCGGGGACGCACTGTGA
- a CDS encoding riboflavin synthase: protein MFTGIVEELGEIVAKEDLADAARFTVRGPLVTSDAGHGDSIAVNGVCLTVVDVLDGESFTADVMRETLVRSSLGALDVGSRVNLERAAAVNSRLGGHIVQGHVDGTGEVISRSPSENWTVVRISLPSSIARYVVEKGSITVDGVSLTVSALGGQRGDEYFEISLIPTTLGLTTLGSAEPGTPVNLEVDVIAKYVERLHTAGGR, encoded by the coding sequence ATGTTCACCGGAATCGTCGAGGAACTCGGCGAGATCGTCGCCAAGGAGGACCTGGCGGACGCCGCTCGGTTCACCGTGCGCGGACCGCTGGTCACCTCCGATGCGGGGCACGGCGACTCGATCGCCGTCAACGGCGTCTGCCTGACCGTCGTCGACGTCCTCGACGGGGAATCGTTCACGGCCGACGTGATGCGCGAGACCCTCGTGCGGTCGAGCCTCGGCGCCCTCGATGTGGGCAGCCGGGTCAACCTGGAACGTGCCGCCGCGGTGAACAGCCGGCTCGGCGGGCACATCGTTCAGGGCCACGTCGACGGCACCGGCGAGGTCATCAGCCGGAGCCCGTCCGAGAACTGGACCGTGGTGCGGATCTCGCTGCCGTCGAGCATCGCCCGGTACGTCGTCGAGAAGGGCTCGATCACCGTCGACGGTGTGTCGCTGACCGTGTCCGCGCTGGGCGGACAGCGCGGCGACGAGTACTTCGAGATCTCCCTGATCCCGACCACCCTCGGCCTGACCACGCTCGGCTCGGCCGAGCCCGGCACCCCGGTCAACCTGGAGGTGGACGTCATCGCCAAGTACGTCGAACGCCTGCACACCGCCGGCGGCCGATAG
- the ribD gene encoding bifunctional diaminohydroxyphosphoribosylaminopyrimidine deaminase/5-amino-6-(5-phosphoribosylamino)uracil reductase RibD, whose product MRLAIDASHGVRGATSPNPPVGAVILDASGAVVGVGATRPPGGAHAEVVALAEAGERARGGTAVVTLEPCNHQGRTGPCSQALIDAGVAAVHYAVSDPNPAAAGGAQRLLEAGVTVSAGLSADDVEHGPLRAWLHRQRHGRPHVTWKFAATLDGRSAAADGTSQWITGPEARARVHADRALLDAIVVGTGTVLADDPWLTARLPDGSLAPHQPLRVVVGTREIPPTAKVLDDAAPTLVLRTHDVDDVLVALADQDDVLIEGGPRLAGAFLAAGRVDRVQAYLAPVVLGAGSHAVEDAGVHTIAEALRFRRESVETIGDDLLLNLIPRGIRS is encoded by the coding sequence ATGCGGCTGGCGATCGACGCCTCGCACGGCGTGCGGGGCGCCACCAGCCCCAACCCGCCCGTCGGCGCCGTGATCCTCGACGCGTCGGGCGCGGTCGTCGGTGTCGGCGCCACCCGGCCCCCGGGCGGTGCGCACGCCGAGGTCGTCGCGCTCGCCGAGGCCGGGGAGCGGGCCCGCGGAGGGACGGCGGTCGTCACGCTCGAACCGTGTAACCACCAGGGCCGCACCGGTCCCTGCTCGCAGGCGCTGATCGACGCCGGGGTCGCGGCCGTGCACTACGCCGTGTCCGACCCGAACCCTGCCGCGGCGGGCGGCGCCCAGCGGCTCCTGGAAGCGGGCGTGACGGTGTCGGCGGGCCTGTCGGCCGACGACGTCGAACACGGCCCACTTCGCGCGTGGCTGCACCGGCAGCGTCACGGACGTCCGCACGTCACGTGGAAGTTCGCCGCCACCCTCGACGGTCGCAGCGCCGCCGCGGACGGCACCAGCCAGTGGATCACCGGGCCGGAGGCGCGGGCACGAGTGCACGCCGACCGGGCGCTGCTCGACGCCATCGTCGTCGGAACCGGCACGGTCCTGGCCGACGATCCGTGGCTCACCGCGCGCCTGCCCGACGGCTCGCTCGCCCCGCACCAGCCGCTGCGCGTAGTGGTCGGGACGCGCGAGATCCCGCCCACCGCGAAGGTCCTGGACGATGCAGCCCCGACGCTGGTACTGCGCACCCACGACGTCGACGACGTGCTGGTCGCCCTCGCTGATCAGGACGATGTCCTGATCGAGGGCGGCCCCCGGCTGGCCGGGGCGTTCCTCGCCGCCGGACGGGTCGATCGGGTCCAGGCGTACCTCGCGCCCGTCGTGTTGGGCGCAGGGTCCCACGCAGTGGAAGACGCGGGGGTCCACACCATCGCCGAGGCGCTACGGTTTCGGCGGGAGAGCGTCGAGACGATCGGCGACGACCTGTTGTTGAACCTGATCCCGCGGGGGATCCGAAGTTGA
- a CDS encoding gluconeogenesis factor YvcK family protein, whose protein sequence is MSDDRLHGNGRTPRIVALGGGHGLYATLSAARRLSSDVTAVVTVADDGGSSGRLRGELGVIPPGDLRMALAALASREPQVQTWTDAVQHRFGGTGALAGHSVGNLILAGLTEVLGDTVAALDTVARLLDVEGRVLPMSPVALEIEADVVGLESDPRVSRCIRGQVAVATTPGKVRRVRLLPASPPACPDALAAIENADVAVLGPGSWFSSVIPHVLVPDLLDGLMRSSARKVLILNLAPEPGETAGFSAERHLHVLCQHAPEFRVDHVVVDSASVPAGRERDHLCRAATQLGADVVYADVAEDGTHKHHAGKLAAVLERLTAQQTGEHRPVEVRGSEQPAERTAGGRESATWR, encoded by the coding sequence ATGAGCGACGATCGACTGCACGGCAACGGCCGCACACCCCGAATCGTCGCGCTGGGTGGAGGCCACGGTCTGTACGCGACGCTCAGCGCCGCGCGGCGGCTGAGTTCGGACGTGACCGCGGTGGTCACGGTCGCCGACGACGGAGGTTCCTCGGGACGGCTGCGCGGTGAACTCGGCGTGATCCCGCCGGGCGATCTGCGGATGGCACTGGCCGCGCTCGCGTCGCGGGAACCACAGGTCCAGACGTGGACGGACGCCGTCCAGCACCGCTTCGGCGGCACGGGCGCCCTCGCGGGCCACTCGGTCGGAAACCTGATTCTCGCCGGTCTCACCGAGGTCCTCGGCGACACGGTCGCGGCGCTCGACACCGTGGCGCGACTGCTCGACGTCGAGGGCCGGGTGCTGCCGATGTCGCCGGTGGCGTTGGAGATCGAGGCGGACGTCGTCGGACTGGAGTCCGATCCACGGGTGAGCCGGTGCATCCGCGGACAAGTCGCGGTCGCGACTACACCGGGAAAGGTGCGCCGCGTGCGGCTGCTGCCGGCGAGCCCGCCCGCGTGCCCCGACGCCCTGGCCGCGATCGAGAATGCCGATGTCGCCGTGCTCGGACCCGGTTCGTGGTTTTCGAGTGTGATTCCTCACGTTCTCGTGCCGGACCTGCTCGACGGTCTGATGCGTTCGTCTGCGCGGAAGGTGCTGATCCTCAACCTCGCGCCCGAACCCGGCGAGACCGCAGGATTCTCCGCGGAACGTCATCTGCACGTACTGTGCCAGCACGCGCCCGAATTCCGTGTCGACCATGTGGTCGTCGACTCGGCATCGGTTCCGGCCGGGCGTGAACGCGACCATCTGTGCCGCGCCGCGACGCAACTCGGCGCGGACGTCGTCTACGCGGATGTCGCCGAGGACGGAACCCACAAGCATCATGCGGGCAAGCTCGCGGCGGTGCTCGAACGCCTCACCGCGCAACAGACGGGCGAGCACCGCCCGGTCGAGGTGCGCGGGAGCGAGCAGCCTGCCGAACGGACAGCAGGGGGAAGGGAGAGCGCCACGTGGCGATGA
- the rpe gene encoding ribulose-phosphate 3-epimerase has product MATPMIAPSILSADFARLAEEADAVAGADWLHVDVMDAHFVPNLTLGLPVVQSLLKATDIPLDCHLMIDDPGRWAPPYAEAGAHNVTFHAEATDDPVAVARDIRAAGAKAGLSVKPNTPIEPYFDILKSFDTLLVMSVEPGFGGQSFIPAVLDKARAVRKLVDAGELRLLVEIDGGINVDTIEQAAEAGIDCFVAGSAVYGAADPAAAVRGLREQAAKASPHLTLSI; this is encoded by the coding sequence GTGGCAACCCCGATGATCGCTCCGTCCATTCTCTCCGCAGACTTCGCACGCCTCGCCGAGGAGGCCGACGCTGTTGCCGGCGCCGACTGGCTGCACGTGGACGTCATGGACGCCCACTTCGTGCCGAACCTGACGCTCGGCCTGCCCGTCGTGCAGAGCCTGCTCAAGGCCACCGACATTCCGCTGGACTGCCACCTGATGATCGACGATCCGGGCCGCTGGGCGCCGCCGTACGCCGAGGCCGGTGCCCACAACGTCACCTTCCACGCCGAGGCCACCGACGATCCGGTCGCGGTCGCCCGCGACATCCGCGCGGCCGGCGCCAAGGCGGGCCTGAGCGTGAAGCCGAACACGCCGATCGAGCCGTACTTCGATATCCTCAAGAGTTTCGACACCCTGCTCGTGATGAGCGTCGAGCCCGGCTTCGGCGGCCAGTCGTTCATCCCGGCCGTGCTCGACAAGGCCCGGGCCGTGCGCAAACTGGTCGACGCGGGCGAACTGCGTCTGCTCGTCGAGATCGACGGCGGCATCAACGTCGACACCATCGAGCAGGCGGCCGAGGCCGGCATCGACTGCTTCGTCGCCGGTTCCGCCGTCTACGGCGCCGCCGACCCCGCGGCCGCAGTCCGCGGACTGCGTGAGCAGGCGGCCAAGGCGTCCCCGCACCTGACGCTGTCGATCTGA
- a CDS encoding PH domain-containing protein, with product MSANEDWEFEVRSKKSPRYAMIAAAVLVVVHVTLGVLLRTSATGVYFRVVDQFAMAGIGILLAGGVLLLTRPRLRVGPRGIAVRNILGERIVDWDLDEGMSFPDGAPWARIELPDDEYVPVMAIQANDGEHAVRAVRRFRELEAKYTGSRAA from the coding sequence ATGAGCGCGAACGAGGACTGGGAGTTCGAGGTCCGCTCCAAGAAGTCGCCGCGCTACGCGATGATCGCCGCGGCCGTGCTGGTGGTGGTGCACGTGACGCTCGGCGTCCTGCTCCGGACGTCGGCGACCGGTGTGTACTTCCGGGTGGTGGACCAGTTCGCGATGGCGGGCATCGGGATCCTGCTGGCGGGCGGCGTGCTGCTGCTGACCCGTCCGCGCCTGCGGGTCGGTCCGCGGGGCATCGCGGTCCGCAACATCCTCGGTGAGCGCATCGTCGACTGGGATCTGGACGAGGGCATGTCGTTCCCGGACGGGGCGCCGTGGGCCCGGATCGAGCTGCCCGACGACGAGTACGTGCCGGTGATGGCGATCCAGGCCAACGACGGCGAGCACGCGGTGCGGGCGGTCCGCCGGTTCCGCGAGCTCGAAGCGAAGTACACGGGCTCGCGCGCCGCCTGA
- the ribH gene encoding 6,7-dimethyl-8-ribityllumazine synthase — protein MSGEGRPDLQLGMAKNLKLAIVAGQWHPEISEALVAGARRVAKQAQIEEPTLIRVAGAIELPVVAQELARSHDAVVALGVVIRGGTPHFEYVCDAVTAGLTRVSLDEGTPVGNGVLTTDTEQQALDRSGLPGSVEDKGGEACAAAIDTAVTLAQLRRMRTGQSTR, from the coding sequence GTGAGCGGCGAGGGACGCCCCGACCTCCAGCTCGGCATGGCCAAGAATCTCAAGCTCGCGATAGTCGCCGGCCAGTGGCACCCCGAGATCAGTGAGGCGCTCGTCGCCGGCGCCAGGCGCGTCGCCAAGCAGGCTCAGATCGAGGAGCCGACGCTGATCCGCGTGGCGGGCGCGATCGAGTTGCCCGTCGTGGCGCAGGAACTGGCGCGCTCGCACGACGCCGTCGTCGCGCTCGGCGTCGTGATCCGCGGTGGCACACCGCACTTCGAGTACGTGTGCGACGCCGTGACGGCCGGCCTGACCCGGGTGTCCCTCGACGAGGGCACCCCGGTCGGCAACGGCGTGCTCACCACCGACACCGAGCAGCAGGCACTGGACCGGTCGGGCCTGCCCGGCTCGGTCGAGGACAAGGGCGGCGAGGCGTGCGCGGCGGCGATCGACACCGCGGTCACGCTCGCGCAGCTCCGACGCATGCGGACGGGGCAGTCGACCCGATGA
- the whiA gene encoding DNA-binding protein WhiA, translating to MTAEVKDELSRLTVTQVSCRKAEVSALLRFAGGLHIVGGRVVVEAEVDLGSIARRLRGEILDLYGYHSDVHVLSASGLRKSSRYVVRVAKEGEALARRTGLLDMRGRPVRGLPAQVVGGSVGDAEAAWRGAFLAHGSLTEPGRSSALEISCPGPEAALALVGAARRLGITAKAREVRGTDRVVVRDGEAIGALLTRMGAQDTRLTWEERRMRREVRATANRLANFDDANLRRSARAAVAAAARVERALEILGEDVPDHLAAAGTLRVKHRQASLEELGQLADPPMTKDAVAGRIRRLLSMADRKAKEVGVPDTESAVTPELLEEA from the coding sequence ATGACAGCCGAGGTCAAGGACGAGCTCAGCAGGCTCACGGTGACTCAGGTGAGTTGTCGGAAGGCGGAGGTGTCGGCGCTGCTCCGGTTCGCCGGCGGGCTGCACATCGTGGGCGGCCGGGTCGTCGTGGAAGCCGAGGTGGACCTCGGATCGATCGCACGGCGCCTGCGCGGCGAGATCCTCGACCTCTACGGGTACCACTCGGACGTGCACGTGCTGAGCGCCAGTGGCCTGCGCAAGAGCTCCCGATACGTCGTGCGGGTCGCGAAGGAAGGCGAGGCGCTGGCCCGCCGGACCGGACTGCTCGACATGCGGGGGCGTCCGGTGCGGGGCCTGCCGGCGCAGGTCGTGGGCGGCAGCGTGGGGGACGCGGAGGCCGCGTGGCGCGGCGCGTTCCTGGCGCACGGCTCACTCACCGAGCCGGGGCGCTCCTCGGCCCTCGAGATCAGCTGCCCGGGCCCGGAGGCGGCCCTCGCGCTGGTCGGCGCGGCCCGGAGGCTCGGCATCACTGCGAAGGCGCGCGAGGTCCGTGGCACCGACCGGGTGGTCGTGCGCGACGGCGAGGCGATCGGCGCGCTGCTCACCCGGATGGGTGCGCAGGACACCCGGCTCACGTGGGAGGAACGCCGCATGCGCCGCGAGGTGCGCGCCACGGCGAACCGTCTCGCGAACTTCGACGACGCGAACCTGCGCCGGTCCGCGCGCGCGGCCGTCGCGGCTGCGGCGCGGGTCGAACGGGCCCTCGAGATCCTCGGCGAGGACGTCCCCGACCACCTCGCGGCGGCGGGCACGTTGCGCGTCAAGCATCGGCAGGCCTCGCTCGAGGAGTTGGGGCAGCTCGCGGATCCGCCGATGACCAAGGACGCCGTCGCCGGTCGCATCCGGCGACTGCTGTCGATGGCGGACCGCAAGGCCAAGGAGGTCGGGGTCCCCGACACGGAGTCGGCGGTGACCCCGGAGTTGCTCGAAGAGGCGTGA
- the uvrC gene encoding excinuclease ABC subunit UvrC, with amino-acid sequence MPDPSTYRPAPGTIPAAPGVYKFRDPHGRVIYVGKAKSLRSRLNSYFADVSSLHPRTRQMVTTAGSVEWTVVSTEVEALQLEYNWIKEFDPRFNVRYRDDKTYPVLAVTLNEEFPRLFVYRGPRRKGVRYFGPYSHAWAIRETLDLLLRVFPARTCSAGVFKRHSQIGRPCLLGYIDKCSAPCVGRVSAAEHREIVEDFCDFLSGRTDRLVRQLEVRMQDAAEELDFETAARLRDDIGALKKALEKQAVVLGDGTDADLVAFASDDLEAAVQVFHVRGGRVRGQRGWVVEKAGDVIERDAVALDAADAAGAPGASEEAILVEQFLTQFYGEQAALGDGGAQADQPANAVPREVLVPVLPRGAEEIQRWLSTLRGSSVQLRVPQRGDKKALAETVERNAKEALTQHKLKRAGDFTSRSAALQGIQEALDLDSAPLRIECVDISHVQGTDVVASLVVFEDGLPRKSDYRHYAIKEAAGDGRSDDVASIAEVTRRRFLRHNRDVAAGANPGADIDGDGADGGDLAPEAALDPRTGRPRRFAYPPNLYVVDGGAPQVAAAAEVLDELGITDVAVIGLAKRLEEVWVPGEEDPVILPRTSESLYLLQRVRDEAHRFAITFHRSKRSRRMTASALDSVRGLGETRRTALVTHFGSVARLRSATVEEITAVPGIGTATAQAVLEALAGSDPAADPAPAPGDAGSDVAAGSAVVGDDVTDIGASKRTGHTLE; translated from the coding sequence GTGCCTGATCCTTCGACGTATCGCCCCGCCCCGGGAACCATCCCGGCGGCGCCGGGTGTCTACAAGTTCCGCGACCCGCACGGCCGGGTCATCTACGTCGGCAAGGCGAAGAGTCTGCGGTCGCGACTGAACTCGTACTTCGCGGACGTCTCGTCGCTGCATCCGCGGACCCGGCAGATGGTCACCACCGCGGGCAGTGTCGAGTGGACGGTCGTCAGCACCGAGGTCGAGGCACTCCAGCTCGAATACAACTGGATCAAGGAGTTCGATCCACGGTTCAACGTCCGCTATCGCGACGACAAGACGTACCCCGTCCTCGCGGTGACGTTGAACGAGGAGTTCCCGCGACTGTTCGTCTACCGCGGTCCGCGCCGCAAGGGAGTGCGCTACTTCGGTCCGTACTCGCACGCCTGGGCCATTCGCGAGACGCTGGATCTGCTGCTGCGGGTTTTTCCTGCCCGGACGTGCTCGGCCGGAGTATTCAAGCGGCACAGCCAGATCGGCCGGCCGTGCCTACTCGGCTACATCGACAAGTGCTCGGCGCCGTGCGTCGGCCGGGTCAGTGCCGCGGAGCACCGGGAGATCGTCGAGGACTTCTGCGACTTCCTGTCCGGGCGCACCGATCGGCTGGTCCGCCAGCTCGAGGTCCGGATGCAGGACGCCGCGGAGGAACTCGACTTCGAGACCGCCGCTCGGCTGCGCGACGACATCGGTGCACTGAAGAAGGCGCTCGAGAAGCAGGCCGTCGTCCTCGGTGACGGCACCGACGCCGACCTGGTGGCGTTCGCGTCCGACGACCTCGAAGCGGCGGTGCAGGTGTTCCACGTCCGCGGCGGCCGGGTCCGGGGTCAACGCGGCTGGGTGGTCGAGAAGGCGGGCGACGTGATCGAGCGGGACGCGGTCGCCCTCGATGCCGCCGATGCCGCCGGCGCCCCCGGCGCCTCGGAGGAGGCGATCCTGGTGGAGCAGTTCCTCACCCAGTTCTACGGCGAGCAGGCCGCCCTGGGCGACGGCGGCGCACAGGCCGACCAGCCGGCCAACGCCGTCCCCCGGGAGGTACTCGTCCCGGTGCTGCCGCGGGGCGCCGAAGAGATCCAGCGGTGGCTCTCGACGCTGCGCGGGTCATCCGTGCAGTTGCGGGTCCCGCAGCGCGGCGACAAGAAGGCGCTCGCCGAGACCGTCGAGCGCAACGCCAAGGAGGCGCTCACGCAGCACAAGCTCAAGCGTGCTGGCGACTTCACGTCGAGATCGGCTGCGCTGCAGGGTATCCAGGAGGCGCTCGACCTGGATTCGGCCCCGTTGCGGATCGAGTGCGTCGACATCAGCCACGTCCAGGGCACCGACGTCGTCGCGTCGCTGGTCGTGTTCGAGGACGGTCTTCCGCGCAAGTCCGACTACCGCCACTACGCGATCAAGGAGGCCGCCGGTGACGGCCGCTCCGACGACGTCGCGAGCATCGCCGAGGTGACCCGTCGCCGGTTCCTGCGGCACAACCGGGACGTCGCTGCGGGGGCGAACCCCGGCGCCGACATCGACGGTGACGGGGCCGACGGCGGCGATCTCGCGCCGGAGGCCGCGCTCGACCCCCGGACCGGGCGGCCCCGTAGGTTCGCGTACCCGCCCAACCTGTACGTCGTGGACGGCGGCGCCCCGCAGGTCGCGGCCGCCGCGGAGGTGCTCGACGAACTCGGCATCACCGATGTCGCGGTCATCGGACTCGCGAAGCGCCTCGAGGAGGTGTGGGTGCCGGGGGAGGAGGATCCGGTGATCCTGCCCCGGACCAGCGAATCGCTGTACCTGCTGCAGCGGGTCCGCGACGAGGCGCACCGTTTCGCGATCACGTTCCACCGCAGCAAGCGATCACGGCGGATGACCGCGTCGGCCCTGGACTCGGTGCGCGGGCTGGGGGAGACTCGGCGGACCGCACTCGTCACCCATTTCGGGTCTGTGGCCAGGTTGCGCAGCGCGACCGTCGAGGAGATCACCGCCGTTCCGGGGATCGGCACCGCCACCGCACAGGCGGTCCTCGAGGCGCTCGCGGGGTCCGATCCGGCGGCCGATCCTGCGCCTGCACCGGGCGATGCCGGATCGGATGTCGCTGCGGGCAGCGCCGTCGTGGGGGATGATGTGACGGACATCGGCGCTTCGAAACGAACAGGACACACTCTCGAGTGA
- the rapZ gene encoding RNase adapter RapZ, with protein MEVALVTGLSGAGLSTAAKVLEDLGWYVVDNLPPELIARMVDLGVESDPPIRRLAVVMDVRSRPFSGDLGRVVTALEAMPVQIRVLFLEANDSVLIRRFEHVRRSHPLQSDSKEGTLSEGIAAERAKLAQVRAAADLVVDTSSLAVRELREKIETAFGGEGSSEIQVTVQSFGFKHGLPMDADLVCDVRFLPNPHWIPELREHTGLEEAVRDYVLSRDEAQEYLDTYLRLLELTTAGYRREGKRYMTIAVGCTGGKHRSVAMSEALAARLQKEDGLAVRVVHRDVGRE; from the coding sequence ATGGAGGTTGCGCTCGTCACCGGACTGTCCGGTGCGGGGCTGAGCACGGCGGCGAAGGTCCTCGAGGACCTCGGCTGGTATGTCGTCGACAACCTGCCGCCCGAGCTCATCGCCCGGATGGTCGACCTCGGGGTCGAGTCCGATCCGCCGATCCGGCGGCTCGCAGTGGTGATGGACGTGCGCAGCCGCCCGTTCTCCGGCGACCTGGGCCGGGTCGTGACCGCGCTCGAGGCGATGCCCGTGCAGATCCGGGTGTTGTTCCTCGAGGCCAACGACTCGGTCCTGATCCGCCGGTTCGAGCACGTGCGACGCAGCCACCCGCTGCAGAGCGACAGCAAGGAAGGCACCCTCTCGGAGGGGATCGCCGCCGAGCGGGCGAAGCTGGCTCAGGTGCGGGCCGCGGCCGACCTGGTGGTCGACACGTCCTCGCTCGCGGTCCGCGAGCTGCGCGAGAAGATCGAGACGGCCTTCGGCGGCGAGGGCAGCTCCGAGATCCAGGTGACCGTGCAGTCGTTCGGGTTCAAGCACGGTCTGCCGATGGACGCGGACCTGGTGTGCGACGTGCGGTTCCTGCCGAATCCGCACTGGATTCCCGAACTGCGCGAGCACACCGGACTGGAGGAGGCGGTTCGGGACTACGTCCTGTCCCGCGACGAGGCCCAGGAGTACCTGGATACGTACCTGCGCCTGCTGGAACTGACGACGGCGGGATACCGCCGGGAGGGAAAGCGCTACATGACCATCGCGGTCGGATGCACCGGCGGCAAGCATCGCAGTGTTGCCATGTCGGAGGCGCTCGCGGCGCGTCTGCAGAAGGAAGACGGCCTCGCCGTCCGCGTCGTGCACCGTGATGTGGGGCGCGAATGA